The sequence below is a genomic window from Mercenaria mercenaria strain notata chromosome 14, MADL_Memer_1, whole genome shotgun sequence.
GACAAAACTCGAAAAGAAGAATTCTTAGTAAAATGAAGTAAATATCTAGTTCCAAGTCGTACATGAGAAGCAACTAAATGTATCGAACCGTACAGGTAATATTTCATAATCAAGTTTGACACTTACGCACATTTCCAGTATGATTTATACTTAAAAAAGGAAATTGATCTCTTCTTTTTGataaaagtattatatataaGGCTGATTTTCAACTAATTGGTCGATTTATTGACAGATTTTAGAACTAAAAGTTCATTAATTTCCGTCAGATAATCTAACTTGGCCGCATTACCAATCTTTATCAGTTGCACACGTGTCACTTGACGGATTCGATGATGAGTATACATAAATCAGAACTCCTCAAAACATATTTTCTTCCTACTGATAACATAAGAAAATGTAGTCAACCAATTTAAACGACAAAGAGATACAAGCCGTTCTGAAACAAGATAACTGATGTTATTGTAACCGCTTTGATTAACAGGTGAATTAGTTCATACATAAAAtgattctatttttttttgaattatttcgcTTAAGATAATTTGCTGCTTAGACGTTTTGACAACTTGAAGGTTACATCAAGGGCCAATAAAACAGACCAACAATAGCCAACGAAAACCAATCTACAATAACTGGAAAGCAGCAGATGCACGTTTAATAACTAAGTTTTTAGTTGACAAATGCATTTTCAGAATGTATTtgcagtgcattttttttttttggttttgcgTGAACAATTATAAATGGTTGTTTAGCTGGCCATTACTACAAGTTTTCTTAGAGCCCTTTGCGTAGCAGCTGATCGGACCTTGTTTTCCTGTTTTCGCAAGGGCTCATAACGTGATCTGCTGATCCATTCAGGTATCGAAATCTCTTTGTCTAAGATTCATGAAACAATAATAGGTAAATTGTCACTAAAACGATCTCCTTGTCTAAATGTGAATAGTTAATGTGTCTAGATCAGATAACCCTTCATTAGATTCATTCCTTTATTATATGTCCGAAGTAAATATGGCGCTTTATTAATATCAACAATATAAGTTCGACATCGTTGGGATATTTTAATCTCAATAAAACTTCTCGAAATCcatttctttttgtctgaaatcaaATAGGTAACTCGCACTGATATCTTAGCCTGGCAAAATACATTTCATCTAAATTACTGTCATATATTAATTAGTCTACAAATTTTGAGAAATCAACACCATAAAGCAAATCAACAGTAGCCTAACAATCATtgtttttctgcaattttaaagCAACACGTGCACGTTTGAGAACAAAGTTTTGTAGTGGAGAGAATAATTATAAACCGTAAACAGTAAATATTGACCTGAAACATGTCTATTTTGCAGTCTCTCTTAAATATTAGAACCCAGGAAAAAAAGTACAAATTCGTTACCGATCTTTTGACGCACTACTGAGCCACAGATCAAATCTCAGCCTTATTTTTAATTTCCAAAAATACATAGCAGAAATACACATAAGTGCAGTACAGGctcataaattgaaacaaaaatgtttcattgtctATATGGTCATAAGTGATCAAAGGTGAGCGAGTCGCGCTAAGCTTCTTTGccctttttatcatttgaaattggaaaattttttcttcaaattaccTTTAAGTTACCACAATTTCAAACTTTATCAATAGTACACATGTCAACTGACTGTCTCCCTGATGAGATGGCGTTGATAAGGacgttataaaacatattttcttccCTCTTACGAAATTAAAACGGAAACGAGGTACAACAAGCTGACCAATGTTGATATTTTCTTCACTCCTTAACCGAAACGGCGGAAGAAATGTCACGGTGTGAAATAGATAACAAATTATACAGTACttgaaaagaaataacaaacTGTGGCAGTTGTTCATTCTGAGCCAAACAATTAGTTCCATTGATtttaaataaagttcttttaaatTACTCTTTACAAATTTGGAAGTTAAGGTTTGTAATAATcttataaagaatgattttgttAAATTAATCGATCTCACGAATATTTACCAGATAGGTTATCACGAATATTACTTTTTCGAAATAGTGTGAACATTGCTATTTCTATATTCTCCTGTTTATATGTATTGGCCTTAAACATCAATTTAGATATTGCatactgacagtttttatttcaacCTTTGACTTATTCAAAAAATATAGATATCCAGTTTACCAACATTCTCCACAGCAGATTGGAATTcgctttaaataataaaactattatatgatataaatcaTTCTACTTTAATTTCGTGCGATCGGACAGGTGTATACTGCAGTTTACTGGACAGAGATGTCAAACTTAAAAAACAGACTGACTGGAACACTATTTCTTGTATCATGTAAAACACTTAATAAATTGTCCGCCAGTCAATAGTCACAATTTTGGTGCAGGGTCCCTAATGCTTACAACACAGCTTACTGAGGCTTTAAAAAATTGCAATGTTgagttaaaaagaaatattcctAATGATTCCATAATtgtattttatctatttatattcTAATATCAAATTTACGCCATTGTTTCAGAACCAGCATGACAGAACAATTTTCGAGCTTGCTGAATAGCACCCTTGACACCATGGGTTACTCAATAGAAAATATATCGCTTAGAGCTCAGTTATCGAAGACAGTTTTAAGAATGTGCAGCGAAAAATGTACTGAACATTTTGGCCTAAAACTACTCTCTGCAGGAAGCAAAGCAGAAGGTGTTTCACTAATTTTCGCCAGTGATGAGGACGCTATGCTGGTATATACTGATTGCATTTGTGTTGATTTTGGTGACATCGAAAACGGCATATATGTTATTCGAAAACACTTGGACGACTCACCACCAGGATATATCAAGTTACGACCGCTGGGTGCGCAGAATGAAACACTGTTGCCATTGAATTTATTCTCAATGTATGTACCTAACTTAGGCATTGTTTTGTTATCAAGCATGTGCTTCCGAAATTATTTAACTTTGATATACAGTAAAATCATCCCCTACTTGGGTATGGTAACAAAAGTATCAAAAGTTAGTGGACCAGCATTAGCTTTGACGTTAAACCGTTGTTTTTTGGACGATGTGTATTCAGCAGATGGTGATGCTGACATTGTCCCAGCCTTACCTTACTATTCGTCCTCAATCCTAGAACAGTGGAAAGAACGTAGGCGGTTGTATCAATGGCCCTCTTCTGAAACCATAAAAGACGTATCATCTACAGAGGGATATGTTGTTCCCGTTGGACACAAGCAGAGTGAGGAACAGAATTTCGAGTGGAGAGTGTGCTACACGACCGGGGAACAGAAACTTTTAGGCAGCTTGAATGAGGTTCAGATGAAACTTTATGTTTTGCTTAAAATGATAAACACGTCTATAATCAAAGCTAGTGTGGACTGCGTCAGTTCATATATGATTAAAAATATTGTCATGTGGGTTTCAGAAAATTGTCGCACTGGCATATTCACACCAAACAATCTTTCGCGTTTAGTACTCCAAAGCTTGGCATTTTAAAGACATTGTCTTCTTTACAGTAACTTCCTTCCAAATTATATGATTGCTGACAGGAATCTATTATTTGGTAAGGTTGATGCTCAAGAAAGACTCACACTCGGGAATATCATAGAAGAATTATTACATGATGGAGAGCTTTTATTTCTCAGGTGCGAAAAGCTAAAAAATGCCATGTTCATTATGTGTGAAAATCCTACACTCGCACTGAGATTTCGGGCATGGAGAAACGAAATTGAAGAACTCTTCCTATTGATACGTGTAAAagccttttcaaaaattaaacACAACATGTTGTTCAAGCCGAACCTCTTGTGCGAGCTAGGCTACGAATATCTTAAAGACGAATCATTTGTGGAAACAACTATTAGACTATTAAATTTGTTGTCAGTTGATGTTAGGACAGCGTTCGGAAATGGATTTCAAAGCTATGATGACATTGATAATTGGCTTAGCAGATTGTTTTCATAATCTCAGCAGTTTATAAAAGAAACTGTTATGGCATGCATACAGTTACATGAAAATCTAGGAGGACACTTGAACAATCAATTGTAATAAGCCATCTACAAAATGTATGACATTGAACATCCACTGTTATAATAGTGTGATCAGCCAGTTCCTCACAATCATATTTATTACGTTTATTCAAATATCTATCAACTTAAATTAAGATAATTTTCACTTTATATGACGTGTTATTTGGATGGAgtgaatttatatcatataagttGTCAAGTTGTTGGCCGAGATCTTTGAATCGGTTTTGTTATCTGTACGTTTTGGAGCTGACGGTACATAAAAATatacgaatatatttattttcaaattacaaagtgAAATTATCAAGGAACTGTGACATAGATGTAAGAATTAAATCAACTGTTTTAATTCTGATTTCACGAATTACTTGAAAACACGAATTAAAATAACTCTGCGTGTAAGATTCTACATATGACAACAATAAATTAtatcttttgaatttgaaaagTTATTAAATGTGTCCCGATCTGTTTCATATATTATTCATTGTTATGACCCCAATGAAACGTTTTCCCATTTGTTATCAACATTATTACTTTATTACTTTGCTTTTAATATAGAAAACACCTTACAGTCAAGTCTCATGTTTTTGAGCAGGACCTTTTATACTGTATAAGATTTCATCATATTATAATTAGTGTACATAATGAAATAAGTCGAAAATTATAGCTGTATCACGGCCGACGTTGGCTGCACATTTCACTAACGGATATTCAAGGAAGTGGGCCCTTAATGACAATctaaaatttccatttatattCTCCGTGTACGATTTCGATTAACTCCAGTTTTTATGAAACATGGCCGAAAGATTCCGAAATCGCACTTGGAGGATACGTAATCGTACGGAAATGGACGACGGTCATTACGGACACATTGCGTAATGCAGCGTCAACTAGCGGAACGCCAAACATAACGCTTGGCGACGCAACGTCTTTGCGTTCTAAGCGTTGACGGTAAACAGCTTGCATGACACTGTTAAAGATTTACTTTCGCACTCATTTTTTCgtcatatttatattataaaatgttatttgtagTAACTGATCATAAAAGGAATGGATATAACTTTTGCCTACTTTAAATATGCTTTCTTATTATATTCTTTTCAATTAAAGCTTGAATGAACACCTTGAAGCCAAAAAAACTATATTTAGTTATGattagagtaaaaatatggctaagattttatcagcatttgaccgtatttATATTTAACactcaaataaaaactttcaccGTTTTATcaataacaatcttacacttcacatTAATACAAGCCTTGCCTGGTCATAATTTTAGGACTTATTTATTTATAGATACGtccaattttatacgaaaataagaaacagaacaataaattagaaaccagagaagaACAAACTTACACAAGGTTTGTAAGGGAAACTGAAAAAATGGGGATTAAACTCCCGACGAAAAGATATAATAGAAATACCGTAACCGTTCGACCAACGAGGAATCACTAACTATATCGTAAACTttttgttttgactaaattttatgttactgttttgttttcgcttctaaacgccataatactgtgcgctacctatagttcggtGTTG
It includes:
- the LOC123528013 gene encoding uncharacterized protein LOC123528013 translates to MTEQFSSLLNSTLDTMGYSIENISLRAQLSKTVLRMCSEKCTEHFGLKLLSAGSKAEGVSLIFASDEDAMLVYTDCICVDFGDIENGIYVIRKHLDDSPPGYIKLRPLGAQNETLLPLNLFSMYVPNLGIVLLSSMCFRNYLTLIYSKIIPYLGMVTKVSKVSGPALALTLNRCFLDDVYSADGDADIVPALPYYSSSILEQWKERRRLYQWPSSETIKDVSSTEGYVVPVGHKQSEEQNFEWRVCYTTGEQKLLGSLNEVQMKLYVLLKMINTSIIKASVDCVSSYMIKNIVMWVSENCRTGIFTPNNLSRLVLQSLAF